The following coding sequences lie in one Dysgonomonas mossii genomic window:
- a CDS encoding FecR family protein gives MIKDNPEILPAIVAVINKTATNEEKMLVDNWLSEDEKNYAIFEKLQKIRYNGSFEHAYDSKERIFNIIQNRVSKYSYKRKTKMWQYISAASIALLIIIGGLSLFSTIKSTDENISYVETKCEYGSKSKITLSDGSIVELNSGSVLRYPNSFSGKERVVVLEGEAYFDVAKNKQQPFVVKTNSINVKVLGTHFNVKAYSDDNKIITTLLEGLVKVEKTDSLLNEQSIILSPNQQYVFDRLSGSVNINEVDASMYATWRNGGYYFDAETFSDIVKKLERGFNIRIDIKSPRLQNELFSGVFDRGESIQQILDLFKKHRKFDYRQAGNVIEIYEI, from the coding sequence ATGATAAAAGACAATCCTGAAATATTGCCTGCGATAGTGGCTGTAATAAATAAGACGGCAACTAATGAAGAAAAGATGTTAGTTGATAACTGGCTTTCAGAAGACGAAAAAAACTATGCTATTTTTGAAAAATTACAAAAGATAAGATATAACGGATCATTTGAGCATGCTTATGACTCTAAAGAAAGAATATTTAATATTATTCAGAACAGAGTTTCTAAATATTCATATAAGAGAAAGACAAAAATGTGGCAATATATATCTGCCGCTTCAATTGCACTTCTTATCATCATTGGTGGCCTAAGTTTATTTTCAACAATAAAATCTACAGATGAAAATATATCCTATGTAGAAACTAAATGTGAATATGGCTCAAAATCAAAAATAACGCTCAGTGATGGCAGCATTGTAGAATTGAACTCCGGATCGGTCTTGAGATATCCAAACTCCTTTTCAGGAAAAGAACGAGTGGTGGTATTAGAGGGTGAGGCATATTTTGATGTAGCGAAAAACAAACAACAACCTTTCGTAGTAAAAACTAATAGTATTAATGTAAAAGTGCTGGGTACTCATTTCAATGTTAAGGCATATTCTGATGATAATAAGATAATCACAACTTTATTGGAAGGTTTAGTGAAAGTTGAGAAAACAGATTCTTTACTAAACGAACAGTCTATCATATTGTCTCCGAATCAGCAATATGTATTTGATAGACTATCCGGATCGGTCAATATAAATGAAGTTGATGCTTCTATGTATGCCACATGGCGGAATGGTGGTTACTACTTTGATGCCGAAACGTTTTCCGATATTGTAAAAAAACTCGAAAGAGGCTTTAATATTAGGATTGACATAAAATCACCCCGACTCCAAAACGAGCTGTTCTCGGGAGTCTTCGACAGAGGCGAGAGTATTCAACAAATTCTCGATTTATTCAAAAAACATCGGAAATTCGATTATAGACAAGCAGGAAATGTAATAGAAATATACGAAATCTAA
- a CDS encoding RNA polymerase sigma factor, producing MNNSNELNAILKRISENDPYAFRLFYDKFYIQIYRFASYFIKNNETKEEIISDVFFSIWQNRLELLNIDNIVAYLFTITRNRALYYINKSKNIESLIIDDIPLGMASSDLTPEEIYINEELVLAIQSAINELPERCKLIFLMAKEEGLKYREIAEILSISEKTVNAQIVIAIKKLAYILKKKIIVFLAII from the coding sequence ATGAATAACTCAAATGAACTCAATGCTATTCTGAAAAGGATATCTGAGAATGACCCTTATGCCTTTCGTTTATTCTATGATAAGTTCTATATTCAGATATATCGTTTTGCCAGTTATTTTATAAAAAATAATGAAACTAAAGAGGAAATCATTTCTGATGTTTTTTTTAGTATATGGCAAAACAGATTAGAATTATTGAATATAGATAATATTGTCGCATATCTTTTTACTATAACCCGCAATAGAGCTCTCTATTATATCAACAAATCAAAGAATATTGAATCCTTAATTATCGATGATATCCCCTTGGGGATGGCCTCGAGTGATTTGACTCCCGAAGAGATTTATATCAATGAAGAACTTGTTTTGGCTATACAGAGTGCAATAAATGAATTACCCGAACGATGTAAACTGATATTTCTGATGGCCAAAGAAGAAGGCTTGAAATACCGAGAAATAGCTGAGATTTTATCCATTTCGGAAAAAACGGTAAATGCACAAATCGTAATAGCTATTAAAAAACTTGCTTATATCTTAAAGAAAAAAATAATTGTTTTTCTAGCTATTATATAG
- a CDS encoding SusC/RagA family TonB-linked outer membrane protein: protein MKIHINRHLQIWWILLFIGLFHAQLASAQTGSTILVQGKVLDVENIEIIGAVVKIQNRQIGTTTDEKGKFSINAHVGETLEISFMGYKKQIVKVTSSQPLTIVLEENSIELSNVVVVGYGTTSKEKLTGAVANVSTADFKNRPITDVSLALQGKVTGVQVTQNSGQPGSDGGTITIRGIGTLNNSSPLVIIDGFESSFDKVDPKDIESMTVLKDAASAAIYGNKAANGVILITTKKGKSGGMSIEYNGYLAVQDVTRYPSLLGSVDFLELYNEARINSGMQKLYSDEYINNFRLGDDLAAYPDRNWADFYFKPAAQQNHYLKLNGGTEKLTYTLSLGYLDQNGILQGTDYKKYSFRSNVNTSFLNDKLKIAANISGYVGNQTDLVDGTESTLARVVQMHPTVVAKMEGYGWTSWFYNDAVREAGGKKGLDKKSFTGNLNAIFQITKQLKLEGAVSYDYNMEFGQTYAPNISLYTIETGSNGEQTIGKNSSRESMIRESTYRYGTTSSYTTLSYWLNVNDDHHFKVLGGAQQSEWEGKYYQTQRSRLTANLPTLEVGDPATQKNSAWASTVRSLSLFGRFNYDYKDKYLFEANMRYDGSSKFAIDNKWGLFPSFSAGWRISEEPFLKKGLPWVNELKVRGSWGQLGNEKIWSSYAGIDILSVGTANYIWNKQSVTGSAVSYIANKDLTWETTTQKNVGLDFTIFDSFSVSADFYIKQTDNILMQLPVSSTFGFTEDPWQNAGKMRNVGYEFTLGYNKELFKGFDFNANATLSFNKNKILDLKGMSPILNDTKGILLQEGLPINTLYGYEVEGIYQNEEEIHNHLKTFDRYGNPVNSYSGLVAAPGDIRFKDQNGDGIIDKDNDRVALGDPSPDCLFSFSTGARYKGFDFTIFLQGVLGGEGWSSGELVSPFFNNYNSAGWMINRWTPEKPNNTYQRVFIDSQRSAIKSAYYVEDMSYLRCKNIELGYTIPSSLLNKISITGARVFVSGQNMFTLTKYKGFDPERAGIDATNIYSYPLVKTFTAGINVTF, encoded by the coding sequence ATGAAAATTCACATCAACAGGCATTTACAGATTTGGTGGATTCTATTGTTTATAGGACTGTTCCATGCACAATTAGCATCAGCCCAAACAGGATCTACAATCCTTGTACAAGGAAAGGTTTTGGATGTAGAGAATATAGAAATTATTGGAGCCGTTGTCAAAATTCAGAATCGACAAATAGGCACAACTACCGATGAAAAAGGAAAATTCTCCATAAATGCCCATGTAGGCGAAACTTTGGAGATATCATTCATGGGCTACAAAAAACAGATAGTCAAAGTCACATCATCTCAACCACTAACTATTGTTTTAGAAGAAAACAGCATCGAACTGAGCAATGTTGTAGTCGTTGGATACGGAACGACAAGCAAAGAAAAATTGACAGGTGCAGTTGCCAATGTATCTACCGCCGACTTCAAAAATCGGCCTATAACAGATGTATCATTAGCTCTTCAGGGCAAAGTTACAGGAGTACAAGTAACACAAAATTCGGGACAGCCGGGTTCGGATGGTGGTACAATCACAATCCGAGGCATAGGTACTCTAAACAATTCTTCGCCATTAGTCATCATCGATGGATTCGAATCTTCATTCGATAAAGTAGACCCTAAAGATATTGAGTCTATGACGGTACTAAAAGATGCCGCTTCGGCAGCCATCTATGGTAACAAGGCTGCAAACGGTGTTATCCTTATTACTACCAAAAAAGGTAAAAGCGGAGGAATGTCGATCGAATACAATGGCTACCTTGCCGTTCAGGATGTTACCCGCTACCCTTCCCTGCTCGGTTCTGTCGATTTTCTGGAATTATATAATGAAGCCCGAATCAATTCGGGAATGCAAAAATTATATAGCGACGAGTATATAAATAATTTCCGACTAGGTGATGATCTGGCTGCATATCCTGATCGCAATTGGGCTGATTTTTATTTCAAACCTGCTGCTCAACAAAATCACTATTTGAAACTAAATGGCGGAACAGAAAAATTGACATACACCCTATCGCTTGGTTATTTAGATCAGAACGGAATATTGCAGGGAACAGATTACAAAAAATATTCTTTCAGGTCGAATGTAAACACATCCTTCTTAAACGATAAATTAAAAATAGCCGCTAACATATCTGGTTATGTTGGCAATCAAACCGATTTGGTCGATGGAACAGAGTCGACATTGGCTCGTGTGGTTCAAATGCACCCTACCGTTGTAGCCAAAATGGAAGGATATGGATGGACGTCATGGTTTTATAACGATGCAGTGCGCGAAGCTGGAGGTAAGAAAGGATTGGATAAAAAAAGCTTTACCGGAAATCTGAATGCAATATTTCAAATAACTAAACAACTGAAACTGGAAGGAGCTGTTAGTTACGATTACAATATGGAATTCGGACAAACTTATGCTCCAAATATTAGCTTGTATACAATAGAGACCGGATCGAATGGCGAACAGACAATCGGTAAAAATTCATCGCGTGAATCGATGATAAGAGAGAGTACCTATCGCTATGGCACAACATCGAGCTATACAACCCTTTCTTATTGGCTGAATGTAAACGACGACCACCACTTCAAGGTATTGGGAGGAGCACAGCAATCAGAGTGGGAAGGCAAATATTATCAAACACAGCGTAGTCGCTTAACAGCCAACCTGCCAACCCTCGAAGTAGGAGATCCTGCCACACAGAAAAATAGTGCGTGGGCTTCCACTGTCAGATCGTTGTCTCTATTTGGGCGATTTAACTATGATTATAAAGATAAGTACTTATTCGAAGCCAACATGCGTTACGACGGATCTTCCAAATTTGCAATAGATAATAAGTGGGGTCTATTCCCTTCTTTTTCGGCCGGATGGCGTATCTCGGAAGAACCTTTCCTCAAAAAAGGCTTACCTTGGGTAAACGAACTCAAAGTACGTGGATCATGGGGGCAACTGGGAAATGAGAAAATATGGAGTTCCTATGCCGGAATAGATATTCTATCGGTAGGAACAGCTAATTATATATGGAATAAACAAAGTGTAACCGGATCGGCAGTATCATACATTGCCAATAAAGACCTGACATGGGAAACGACAACACAGAAGAATGTAGGATTAGATTTCACTATCTTCGACTCATTTTCAGTGTCGGCCGACTTCTATATTAAGCAAACAGACAATATTCTGATGCAATTACCGGTATCCAGTACTTTTGGATTTACTGAAGATCCTTGGCAGAATGCAGGTAAAATGCGCAATGTGGGATATGAATTCACATTGGGATATAACAAAGAACTATTCAAAGGGTTCGATTTTAATGCAAATGCGACTTTGTCATTCAATAAAAATAAAATATTGGATCTGAAAGGTATGAGCCCTATCCTCAATGATACAAAAGGTATTTTGTTACAAGAAGGCTTACCCATCAATACACTATATGGTTACGAAGTGGAAGGTATCTATCAGAACGAAGAAGAGATTCATAATCATCTGAAAACTTTCGACCGATACGGAAACCCTGTCAACTCATACTCAGGACTTGTAGCCGCTCCGGGCGACATCCGCTTCAAAGATCAAAATGGAGATGGCATTATAGACAAAGACAACGACCGTGTTGCTCTTGGTGATCCATCACCCGACTGCTTGTTCTCGTTCTCTACAGGAGCCAGATATAAAGGTTTCGACTTCACTATCTTCCTGCAAGGCGTATTGGGTGGCGAGGGTTGGAGCTCAGGCGAACTGGTTTCGCCATTCTTCAACAACTACAATAGTGCTGGATGGATGATAAACCGATGGACTCCCGAAAAGCCGAACAATACCTATCAGCGGGTATTTATAGATAGCCAACGATCGGCCATCAAGTCGGCGTACTATGTAGAAGATATGTCTTATTTGCGTTGCAAAAATATAGAACTAGGTTATACTATACCAAGTTCTCTGCTAAATAAGATAAGCATTACAGGAGCCAGAGTGTTTGTCAGTGGACAAAATATGTTCACCCTCACCAAGTATAAGGGATTTGATCCCGAAAGAGCAGGGATAGACGCAACCAATATCTACTCCTACCCTTTAGTTAAGACATTTACAGCAGGTATAAACGTAACATTCTAA
- a CDS encoding RagB/SusD family nutrient uptake outer membrane protein: MKKNSLKYIVAVLLLLSASSCSDYLNTVPTDKASPDTFLKDIDQAKSLLAGIYSCLYDESPSYITPYTWENMSDNSFNPNTWEFSAEFAKGTQTATSWWAEYKWTRDWQAISRSNSLLRGLASNKTLSQTDKNSIMAESRFLRALFYYDLICFYGRVPLLDENSPMENQPREEISKVLAFMHDDIDFAIGNLKHSFGGESASKGAAYMLKLRIAQYENNNQAVIDAAKEIKKLGYTLYPNFSKLFLEEGTTDTSNKEIILKINYATDLRSSYMTMLWYHWNSFQTTLPMVESFFTANGLPIKTLEADGGGSIPKDASYDPDHPFSNRDPRLHMSILCPGSEYRLDAESRYQANWIPASWANISGFRPKKGANEKLANTQNDGCDKIIMRYGEVLLAWAEAENELNGPANVYPLIDELRNRVGMITLSESLPNLTKETMRALIRNERRVELFHEGQRWFDIRRWKIAEKVMVDAIGLDVSKLKWYWNGNVTSDWKYESIIIDKRSFNKDRDYLWPIPQKEINANPMIKNDQNPNY; this comes from the coding sequence ATGAAAAAGAACTCATTAAAATATATTGTAGCAGTATTGCTTCTTTTGTCGGCAAGTTCTTGTTCCGATTACCTGAATACTGTCCCTACCGACAAAGCATCTCCCGATACATTCTTGAAAGATATAGATCAGGCTAAAAGCTTGTTGGCTGGTATTTATTCTTGCTTATACGACGAAAGCCCGAGCTATATAACGCCCTACACATGGGAAAATATGTCGGATAACTCATTCAACCCCAATACATGGGAGTTCTCTGCTGAATTTGCCAAAGGCACGCAAACAGCAACAAGCTGGTGGGCCGAATATAAATGGACAAGGGATTGGCAAGCTATTTCGCGCAGCAACTCGTTGCTTCGAGGTCTGGCATCGAACAAAACGCTGTCGCAAACGGACAAAAATTCGATTATGGCCGAATCTCGGTTCTTAAGAGCCTTATTCTATTACGATTTGATTTGCTTTTATGGAAGAGTTCCTCTTCTGGACGAAAATTCACCGATGGAAAATCAGCCTCGCGAGGAAATATCTAAAGTATTGGCATTTATGCACGATGATATAGATTTTGCAATCGGAAATCTAAAACACTCATTTGGAGGCGAATCAGCATCTAAAGGCGCAGCTTATATGCTGAAGCTACGCATTGCTCAATATGAAAACAACAATCAGGCAGTAATAGATGCAGCTAAAGAAATTAAGAAATTAGGGTATACTTTATATCCCAATTTCTCAAAATTATTTCTAGAAGAAGGTACAACGGATACATCTAACAAAGAGATCATCTTGAAGATAAATTATGCAACCGACCTTCGTTCCAGTTATATGACAATGCTTTGGTATCATTGGAATTCTTTCCAGACGACTTTGCCTATGGTAGAGAGTTTCTTCACCGCCAATGGACTTCCGATCAAGACACTGGAAGCGGACGGCGGTGGTTCTATACCTAAAGATGCGTCTTATGATCCCGATCATCCTTTTAGCAACCGTGACCCTCGCCTGCATATGTCTATTCTTTGTCCCGGATCGGAATATCGCTTAGACGCCGAATCTCGTTACCAGGCAAATTGGATACCTGCCAGTTGGGCTAATATATCGGGATTCCGTCCTAAGAAAGGAGCCAACGAAAAACTGGCTAATACACAAAACGATGGTTGTGACAAAATAATAATGCGATATGGCGAAGTGCTATTGGCATGGGCTGAAGCCGAAAACGAACTAAACGGACCGGCCAATGTATATCCGTTGATAGACGAATTGCGCAATCGTGTGGGGATGATTACGCTATCGGAGTCTCTGCCAAATCTGACCAAGGAAACAATGCGAGCTTTGATAAGGAACGAACGCCGTGTCGAACTTTTTCACGAAGGACAACGTTGGTTCGATATTCGCCGTTGGAAGATTGCCGAAAAAGTAATGGTAGATGCCATTGGCTTAGATGTGTCTAAACTAAAATGGTACTGGAATGGAAATGTTACCTCCGATTGGAAATACGAATCTATAATTATCGACAAACGATCTTTTAATAAGGATAGGGACTACCTTTGGCCAATCCCTCAAAAAGAGATAAATGCCAACCCTATGATCAAAAATGATCAGAATCCGAATTATTAA
- a CDS encoding FISUMP domain-containing protein has protein sequence MKKIIQYTAIFALILLTACEQKVENVDPTWARAIYPNEGATVKIDFFKPDALQTFTWETRPNSTYKIYFDTDMHFQNPYVFDVGSKDSLKVTNQEFLNVLREVWPDFTSIKRFFWKVEQNTNGEVFTTWRYFNAILAVESFVDKRDGEEYEARQFVLNDGSLMTIMAENLRAKKYSDGTPLPLPYKGAYTSDPIYNAKAGGYYSWATTVRISWDEAKAATLNKENIQGICPDGWHVPSLAEFDKLRRYLGTESGGNLVKDPSYWKTTANITNSTKLNIIASGYYWHEGVGFITQGLDDGNPFTGFWSSTPYLKGQQFAWGEAALDDDKNKATLMSMYDDVEGIYLQGYSAIPGVENRCYPIRCIMDEIK, from the coding sequence ATGAAAAAGATAATACAATATACAGCAATATTCGCACTGATACTACTTACTGCCTGCGAACAAAAAGTAGAGAATGTGGATCCTACATGGGCACGGGCAATCTATCCGAACGAAGGAGCAACTGTAAAAATAGATTTTTTCAAGCCCGATGCACTTCAGACTTTTACTTGGGAGACAAGACCCAATTCTACTTACAAGATATATTTCGATACGGATATGCATTTTCAGAATCCTTATGTTTTTGACGTAGGATCCAAAGATTCATTGAAAGTAACAAATCAGGAGTTTCTGAATGTATTACGAGAGGTATGGCCCGATTTTACAAGTATCAAAAGATTTTTTTGGAAAGTAGAACAAAACACCAACGGAGAAGTATTTACCACATGGCGATACTTTAATGCAATACTGGCAGTAGAAAGTTTTGTAGACAAACGGGATGGTGAAGAATATGAAGCCCGACAGTTCGTCTTGAACGATGGATCGTTGATGACCATCATGGCCGAAAACCTACGGGCAAAAAAATATTCGGATGGGACACCTCTTCCTCTTCCATACAAGGGGGCTTATACCAGCGATCCGATATACAATGCTAAGGCCGGAGGATATTATTCGTGGGCTACAACCGTTCGCATATCGTGGGATGAAGCTAAAGCAGCAACACTCAATAAAGAGAATATACAAGGCATATGCCCAGATGGTTGGCATGTACCTTCGTTGGCCGAGTTTGATAAACTGCGAAGATATTTAGGAACCGAATCGGGAGGCAATCTGGTAAAAGATCCATCTTATTGGAAAACGACTGCCAATATAACCAATAGTACAAAGCTAAACATCATAGCATCAGGATACTATTGGCATGAGGGCGTTGGGTTTATAACACAGGGGTTGGACGATGGAAACCCTTTCACAGGATTTTGGAGTTCTACGCCATACCTCAAAGGACAGCAATTTGCATGGGGTGAAGCGGCATTGGATGACGATAAGAATAAAGCAACGCTAATGTCTATGTACGATGATGTAGAAGGCATTTATCTGCAAGGCTATTCAGCTATTCCAGGTGTAGAAAACCGTTGCTACCCGATAAGATGTATTATGGATGAAATAAAGTAA
- a CDS encoding xylose ABC transporter gives MNIYRLIYVCWLLALPLFATGCHDSLVDNPDPQEIDNSFYPKRFYIDPENGAYYNTGHSPSQAWESVDRILERTWTPGDTILIKRGTVYNGTITLKGNGTQEAPIVIMAYGDEKLPLPEINGGGTKDETILIRNVQYWELHNLKITNKGAQPRAKSVGIRIVADNIPNGIMNHIHIKGCTVQDVYGTKTHHLEGGGAGIFYYNVLEGNIPSSFNDIVIENCHIKDCQRDGLTGYVSTGDRSKRKANTNFIFRGNLFEGIPGDQIIVNSCDKAIVENNIVRNCAEGGWSPEGASFRAEASAGLWCIHSDETVFRYNIVQDHKATWDGQAFDCDQNCQNTLFEYNISYNNVGGFFLLCPADAAFDKGYATHKGTIVRYNISINDGTRDYVKENGLTISSAIDVVGRVDGTYFYNNTIIKTKSATQHADNSAITFDNYTNIPNSLVFANNIFYNTTGTANEFCKLNVGSLSSNKGVIFQNNCVYGYSTPIPGTGSYNSGNITIDPNFVKLVTDFVNSNNLVDKDQILNGLKLATGSPAIATGTTVSDGGFYPVTNDFWGVAVGSSKNMGAYNH, from the coding sequence ATGAATATTTACAGACTAATATATGTATGCTGGTTATTAGCACTACCCTTGTTTGCAACAGGGTGTCATGATTCTTTGGTCGATAATCCTGATCCCCAGGAGATAGATAATAGCTTCTATCCAAAGCGGTTCTACATCGATCCCGAAAACGGAGCTTATTATAATACCGGACATTCGCCATCGCAAGCTTGGGAAAGCGTAGACCGCATTCTCGAACGGACATGGACACCGGGAGATACAATATTGATAAAAAGAGGAACCGTATATAATGGTACGATTACCCTAAAAGGAAATGGAACACAAGAAGCTCCTATTGTTATTATGGCATATGGAGACGAGAAGCTGCCTCTGCCCGAAATAAATGGAGGCGGCACAAAAGACGAAACAATACTGATACGCAATGTGCAATACTGGGAATTGCATAACCTGAAAATAACCAATAAGGGGGCGCAACCTCGTGCCAAAAGCGTTGGTATCCGCATTGTTGCCGATAATATACCAAATGGAATAATGAATCACATACATATCAAAGGGTGTACTGTGCAAGATGTATACGGTACTAAGACACATCATTTGGAAGGAGGCGGAGCAGGTATTTTTTATTACAATGTATTGGAAGGTAATATTCCCAGCAGCTTTAATGATATTGTAATAGAAAATTGCCATATCAAAGATTGTCAGCGTGATGGATTGACAGGATATGTATCGACCGGTGACCGTAGCAAAAGAAAAGCAAATACGAATTTCATTTTCAGAGGTAATCTATTCGAAGGTATTCCTGGCGACCAAATTATTGTAAACAGCTGTGACAAGGCAATTGTAGAAAACAATATCGTACGTAATTGTGCCGAAGGAGGATGGTCCCCCGAAGGGGCTTCGTTCCGAGCCGAAGCATCAGCCGGATTGTGGTGTATCCATAGCGACGAAACAGTGTTCCGCTACAATATAGTACAAGACCACAAAGCCACATGGGACGGACAAGCATTCGACTGTGACCAAAACTGCCAGAATACACTTTTCGAATATAATATCTCATACAACAATGTGGGTGGATTCTTCTTGCTTTGTCCTGCCGATGCCGCTTTCGATAAAGGTTATGCTACCCATAAGGGTACTATTGTACGATATAATATAAGTATCAATGACGGCACGCGCGACTATGTAAAAGAAAATGGGTTGACCATATCGTCTGCCATCGATGTAGTAGGACGTGTAGATGGTACATATTTCTACAACAATACGATAATTAAAACAAAATCGGCAACACAACATGCCGATAATAGTGCCATTACTTTCGATAATTATACCAACATCCCTAATTCGTTAGTGTTTGCCAACAATATATTTTACAACACAACAGGTACAGCCAATGAGTTTTGTAAATTAAACGTAGGTTCTCTGAGCTCGAATAAAGGAGTCATTTTTCAGAACAATTGTGTATATGGATATTCAACACCTATACCGGGTACAGGCTCTTACAACAGTGGAAATATAACTATAGATCCTAACTTTGTTAAACTAGTTACGGACTTTGTTAACTCTAACAATCTGGTAGATAAAGATCAAATATTGAATGGGCTGAAATTGGCTACCGGCTCCCCTGCTATCGCCACCGGAACCACCGTTTCGGACGGAGGATTCTATCCCGTAACGAATGATTTCTGGGGTGTTGCTGTCGGATCAAGTAAAAATATGGGAGCATATAACCACTAA